From the genome of Bradyrhizobium elkanii USDA 76, one region includes:
- a CDS encoding MFS transporter has translation MTMIAPMRTLGGQGLLLTGILLIASTLRAPITGVAPMLGMIGETSGIGAAEAGILTTLPLLAFAAISPVAAVLGRKWGIERSLFGALLVIAAGIALRSSGPVWALFAGTATIGAGIAVGNVLLPSLLKRDFPTRIASLTGAYAITSALAQALASVVAIPLAQLPGSNWHLSLASTLIFPLVALIAWAPQLGTHAAPTVEPASSPRGRIWHSLLAWQVTGFLGLTSLVFYIIVGWLPAILVQAAYPAATAGMLHGVLQLATAVPGLILGPMVRRMKDQRGIAIAVSLATCVSLLGLWQLPALAMLWVALFGFGAGAAFILGLTFVSLRTSHSHQAAALSGMAQCLGYSLAAAGSPLAGFAHDATGGWEVALACCAVATVLMAVLGRSAGRAATI, from the coding sequence ATGACGATGATTGCGCCGATGCGCACGCTGGGCGGGCAGGGGCTGTTGTTGACGGGGATCCTGCTGATCGCCTCGACGCTCCGCGCGCCCATTACCGGCGTCGCGCCGATGCTCGGCATGATCGGTGAGACCAGCGGGATCGGCGCGGCGGAGGCCGGGATCCTGACGACGCTGCCCTTGCTGGCATTCGCGGCGATCTCTCCGGTTGCAGCTGTGCTCGGGCGCAAATGGGGCATCGAACGGTCGCTGTTCGGTGCGCTGCTTGTCATCGCGGCCGGGATCGCGCTGCGCTCGTCCGGTCCGGTCTGGGCGCTGTTCGCCGGCACCGCCACCATTGGCGCCGGAATCGCCGTTGGAAATGTGCTGCTGCCGAGCCTGCTCAAGCGGGACTTTCCGACCCGCATCGCCAGCCTGACCGGCGCTTACGCGATCACGTCCGCATTGGCCCAGGCGCTCGCATCTGTCGTCGCAATCCCGCTCGCCCAATTACCGGGATCGAACTGGCATCTCTCGCTTGCGAGCACGCTGATCTTTCCGTTGGTGGCGCTGATAGCCTGGGCACCCCAGCTGGGGACGCACGCGGCCCCGACGGTCGAGCCGGCCTCGTCGCCGCGCGGGCGCATCTGGCACTCGCTGCTCGCCTGGCAGGTGACCGGCTTCCTCGGCCTGACCTCGCTCGTGTTCTACATCATCGTCGGATGGCTGCCCGCCATCCTCGTGCAGGCAGCCTACCCGGCGGCGACGGCGGGTATGCTGCACGGCGTGCTGCAATTGGCGACCGCGGTCCCCGGCCTGATCCTCGGGCCAATGGTCCGGCGCATGAAGGACCAGCGCGGCATCGCGATTGCAGTGTCGCTTGCGACCTGCGTCTCGCTGCTGGGATTGTGGCAGCTTCCGGCGCTCGCAATGCTGTGGGTCGCGCTGTTCGGCTTCGGGGCGGGTGCTGCCTTCATCCTCGGCTTGACATTCGTCAGCCTGCGAACCTCGCACAGCCACCAGGCGGCCGCGCTGTCGGGCATGGCGCAGTGCCTCGGCTACTCGCTCGCCGCTGCGGGCTCGCCGCTCGCCGGATTTGCCCATGATGCGACCGGAGGCTGGGAGGTTGCGCTCGCGTGCTGCGCCGTCGCGACGGTGCTGATGGCCGTCCTGGGCCGATCAGCCGGCCGCGCGGCGACAATCTGA
- a CDS encoding cation:proton antiporter, which yields MRQAGRAALELEIGDAMVIRWGRLQPAIWATVILLVSITAADAAGDKASKPSEYILLVQIALLIAVGRSLGELMQRIGQPSVIGELLGGLLLGPSLFGWLWPSAHSVIFPPSGEQRALIDGIAQFGILLLLLLTGMDTDLKLVRKVGRAATTISVAGIAVPFVCGFALGELLPGGLLPHPEARPIASLFLGTALSISSVKIVAVVVREMNFMRRNVGQIIVASAIIDDTLGWIIIAVIFSLASRGSLDILSVAQALFGTLAFLAISFTIGRRLVFRLIRWANDHLVSSAAVITVILLLMCAMAMITHLIGVHTVLGAFIAGVLVGESPILTRQIDERLRGLISSLFMPVFFGLAGLSADLTVLKDPSVLGLTAALVLIASIGKFGGAFFGGALGGLTRRESYALASGMNARGSTEVIIATIGLSMGVLSQTMFSMIVTMAILTTMAMPPMLRSALARLPLGQDEKERLEREEYEQRGFVANLERLLLAVDESSNATFAAHLAGQLAGGRGLPITVLHVGANAKLQEKNRADEESPEAAVISAAKASAEADADGGGSVDVISRAREETAAEAIAEEARKGFDLLVVGMDAVAGPDGGFDRRLDDLASGFDGPLAIAAAKGVHEKEPTANARKILVPVSGSNVSRRGAEVAIALARLSSEPLQVVYVSTTRDKGARRTGPSMSLAHEEAILKDIAATAARYDINVTTRLRANTAPEVAILQEIASSRADLVVIGVDRIQGDSLNFGSIAAAVLGKSKASVLLVSDGDVRPKT from the coding sequence ATGCGGCAAGCCGGCCGGGCCGCGCTGGAATTGGAAATCGGAGATGCCATGGTGATCCGCTGGGGGCGGCTTCAACCGGCGATTTGGGCGACCGTCATCCTGCTCGTGAGCATCACGGCAGCCGACGCTGCGGGCGACAAGGCGAGCAAGCCATCCGAGTACATCCTGCTCGTCCAGATCGCGCTCCTGATCGCGGTCGGGCGCAGCCTCGGCGAATTGATGCAGCGGATCGGCCAGCCCTCCGTGATCGGCGAGCTGCTCGGCGGCCTGCTGCTCGGACCATCGCTGTTCGGCTGGCTGTGGCCGTCGGCGCATAGCGTGATCTTTCCGCCGTCCGGCGAGCAGAGGGCGCTGATCGACGGCATTGCACAGTTCGGCATCCTGCTCCTGTTGCTGCTGACGGGCATGGACACCGACCTCAAGCTGGTGCGCAAGGTCGGCCGCGCCGCGACCACGATCTCGGTCGCTGGCATCGCGGTGCCTTTTGTCTGCGGCTTCGCGCTCGGCGAATTGCTCCCCGGCGGCCTGCTGCCGCATCCCGAAGCGCGGCCGATCGCCTCGCTGTTTCTCGGCACGGCGCTGTCGATCTCCTCGGTGAAGATCGTCGCCGTTGTGGTGCGCGAAATGAACTTCATGCGCCGCAATGTCGGCCAGATCATCGTCGCCAGCGCGATCATCGACGACACCCTCGGCTGGATCATCATCGCCGTCATCTTCAGCCTCGCCTCGCGCGGCAGTCTCGACATCCTCTCGGTCGCGCAGGCGCTGTTCGGCACGCTGGCCTTCCTCGCGATCAGCTTCACGATCGGCCGGCGGCTGGTGTTCCGGCTGATCCGTTGGGCCAACGACCATCTGGTCTCTTCGGCCGCGGTGATCACCGTAATCCTGCTGTTGATGTGCGCGATGGCGATGATCACGCACCTGATCGGCGTGCACACCGTGCTCGGCGCCTTCATCGCCGGCGTGCTGGTCGGAGAATCCCCGATCCTGACCCGGCAGATCGACGAGCGGCTGCGCGGGCTGATCTCAAGTCTGTTCATGCCGGTATTCTTCGGGCTCGCCGGTCTCAGCGCCGATCTCACCGTGCTGAAGGATCCGTCGGTGCTGGGGCTGACCGCGGCGCTGGTCCTGATCGCGAGCATCGGCAAGTTCGGCGGCGCCTTTTTCGGCGGCGCGCTGGGCGGGCTGACCCGGCGGGAATCGTATGCGCTGGCGAGCGGCATGAATGCGCGCGGCTCGACCGAGGTGATCATCGCCACCATCGGCCTGTCGATGGGGGTGCTGAGCCAGACCATGTTCTCGATGATCGTGACCATGGCGATCCTGACCACGATGGCGATGCCGCCGATGCTGCGCAGCGCGCTGGCGCGGCTGCCGCTCGGCCAGGACGAGAAGGAGCGGCTGGAGCGCGAGGAATATGAGCAGCGCGGCTTTGTCGCCAATCTCGAGCGACTGCTGCTCGCGGTCGACGAGAGCAGCAATGCGACATTCGCCGCGCATCTCGCCGGCCAGCTCGCCGGCGGGCGCGGCCTGCCGATCACGGTGCTGCATGTCGGCGCCAACGCCAAGCTGCAAGAGAAAAACCGCGCCGATGAGGAGAGCCCCGAAGCGGCGGTCATCAGCGCGGCCAAGGCGAGCGCCGAAGCCGATGCCGACGGCGGCGGCAGTGTCGACGTCATCAGCCGCGCCCGCGAGGAGACGGCAGCGGAGGCGATTGCCGAGGAAGCCAGAAAGGGCTTCGACCTGCTGGTGGTCGGCATGGACGCGGTCGCCGGCCCCGATGGCGGCTTCGACAGGCGGCTCGACGACCTCGCCTCCGGCTTCGACGGCCCGCTGGCGATCGCGGCCGCCAAGGGCGTGCACGAGAAGGAGCCGACGGCGAATGCGCGGAAGATCCTGGTGCCGGTCTCGGGCAGCAACGTCTCGCGGCGCGGCGCCGAGGTCGCGATCGCGCTGGCGCGCCTCTCGAGCGAGCCGCTGCAGGTGGTCTACGTCTCGACCACGCGCGACAAGGGGGCCCGCCGCACCGGTCCCAGCATGTCGCTGGCGCATGAGGAAGCGATCCTGAAGGACATCGCGGCGACCGCGGCGCGCTACGACATCAACGTGACGACGCGGCTACGCGCCAACACCGCGCCTGAGGTCGCGATCCTGCAGGAGATCGCGTCAAGCCGGGCCGACCTCGTCGTGATCGGCGTCGACCGCATCCAGGGCGACAGCCTGAATTTCGGCAGCATCGCCGCGGCCGTGCTCGGCAAGTCGAAGGCGTCCGTACTGCTGGTGTCGGATGGCGACGTCAGGCCCAAGACTTGA
- a CDS encoding AraC family transcriptional regulator codes for MGFQLRYPWPDLDPDDVAAAAIAVRLDVTENKVEAAEHAHRKGQLVFALGGGVMCRVPNGLWMVPPHCGVWLPGGTRHTNIATANARIFFVFIEPGAADLPDRCCTLSISPLLRELIIEFSDRMQQDGGSETLVAQLLLSELPRMPLQQLHLPISPEPRLRRIAAALADDPADRRTMAEWAERVALSESTLARLILRETGLTFGRWRQQLHLIVALRELSAGASVQQVSSALGYESVTAFITMFKKALGKPPARYLSDIMQGSGSAFAAGGRI; via the coding sequence ATGGGCTTTCAACTTCGCTATCCCTGGCCGGACCTTGATCCGGATGACGTCGCAGCGGCGGCCATCGCCGTGCGCCTCGACGTCACCGAAAACAAGGTCGAGGCGGCCGAGCACGCGCACCGGAAGGGACAGCTCGTCTTTGCGCTCGGCGGCGGCGTGATGTGCCGCGTTCCGAACGGATTGTGGATGGTGCCGCCGCATTGCGGCGTCTGGCTTCCCGGCGGCACGCGCCACACCAATATCGCAACCGCCAATGCGCGGATCTTCTTCGTCTTCATCGAGCCCGGTGCCGCCGACCTGCCCGATCGCTGCTGCACATTGTCGATCTCGCCGTTGCTGCGCGAACTGATCATCGAGTTTTCCGATCGCATGCAGCAGGACGGCGGCAGCGAGACGCTCGTTGCGCAATTGCTGCTGAGCGAATTGCCGCGCATGCCACTGCAGCAGCTGCATCTGCCGATCTCGCCCGAGCCACGCTTGCGACGGATCGCGGCAGCGCTCGCCGACGATCCGGCCGATCGGCGCACGATGGCCGAATGGGCCGAACGCGTGGCGCTGAGCGAGAGCACTCTGGCGCGTCTCATCCTGAGAGAAACCGGCCTGACATTCGGGCGCTGGCGCCAGCAACTGCATTTGATCGTCGCGTTGCGCGAACTCTCCGCCGGCGCGAGCGTTCAGCAGGTCTCGTCCGCACTCGGCTATGAGTCCGTCACAGCCTTCATCACCATGTTCAAGAAGGCGCTCGGCAAGCCACCGGCGAGATATCTCAGCGATATCATGCAAGGTAGCGGATCGGCCTTCGCGGCTGGCGGGCGAATTTAG